A genomic stretch from Arvicanthis niloticus isolate mArvNil1 chromosome 12, mArvNil1.pat.X, whole genome shotgun sequence includes:
- the Cd200r1 gene encoding cell surface glycoprotein CD200 receptor 1, which translates to MFCFWRTSDLAVLLIWGVFAAESSCADRNQTTQNNSSAVAEVTTTVSVQMGTKALLCCSSVPLTKALLITWIISPKGQSSCIISYKVETRETNETTCRNRSITWASTPDHSPDLQISAVALQHEGNYSCEIVSPEGNFQKVSDLQVLVPPEVTHFRGKNRTTVCEAIAGKPAAQISWTPDGDCVTKNESHSNGTVTVRSTCHWEQNNVSNVSCFVSHSTGNQTLFFIEQSRGGNQLVGSYILYIIASIIILIIIGCICILKSSGFRKCKLPKSEATPAVEEDEMQPYASYTEKSNPLYDTVTKVESFPVSQGEANGTDWLTLSAIGI; encoded by the exons agTCCAGTTGTGCTGATAGGAATCAAACAACACAGAACAATTCATCAGCTGTGGCAGAAG TTACCACTACAGTGTCTGTACAGATGGGTACAAAGGCTCTGCTCTGCTGCTCTTCTGTTCCACTGACAAAAGCACTATTAATAACATGGATAATAAGCCCTAAAGGCCAGTCCTCCTGCATAATATCCTATAAAGTAGAAACAAGGGAGACCAATGAAACCACCTGTAGGAACAGGAGCATCACCTGGGCCTCCACACCTGACCACAGTCCTGACCTTCAGATCAGTGCAGTGGCCCTCCAGCATGAGGGGAATTACTCATGTGAGATAGTATCACCTGAAGGGAATTTCCAAAAAGTCTCTGACCTCCAAGTGCTGG tgcccccTGAAGTAACCCACTTTCGAGGGAAAAATAGAACTACAGTTTGTGAGGCAATTGCAGGCAAGCCTGCTGCACAGATCTCTTGGACTCCAGATGGGGATTGTGTCACTAAGAATGAGTCACACAGCAATGGCACTGTGACTGTCAGGAGCACATGCCACTGGGAACAGAACAATGTGTCTAATGTGTCCTGCTTTGTCTCTCATTCAACTGGCAACCAGACTCTGTTCTTCATAGAACAGAGTAGAGGTG GTAACCAATTAGTAGGATCATATATTCTGTACATCATCGcatctattattattttgatcaTCATAGGATGTATTTGCATTCTGAAAAGCAGTGGCTTCAG aaaatgtaaattgCCAAAATCGGAAGCTACTCCAGCTGTTGAGGAG GATGAAATGCAGCCTTATgctagctacacagagaagagcAATCCACTCTATGATACTGTGACCAAGGTGGAGTCATTTCCAGTGTCACAAGGTGAAGCCAATGGCACAGACTGGCTTACTTTGTCAGCCATTGGGATCTAG